The Triplophysa dalaica isolate WHDGS20190420 chromosome 18, ASM1584641v1, whole genome shotgun sequence genome includes the window GTTACTTGgaataaacaacaatataagtagataaaataaaataatgaaatatatctaaataaaaCCTAAAGACATTAAAGGATTACGCAGACTGTTATTTTGAAAATCACAATCTGTCAATACAAGCAGCCAATGGCTGTCGGGTTATCAAATCATGTGACAAAACAAACGATCCAATCACATGCTTCCGAAGCTTTGCGTCGTAATTTCAAACGGGTGTATGGATCTAATGCGTTGACACAACCAGTAACAAGCTAATGTTTAGccatttatgttttgttatatttatcaCTGATTAAAACGTTTTACGAATGGCATTCAATTATCAAAAGTAACCTCGAATTTTTGGCGTTTGTATTATGAAAGCGGCCGTATAGTTGTTGGATACGTCCGTTAAACTTTTCAATGAGTTCTCACATCGTCACCCCGGGTCCATACAGGGCCACTAAACTGGTGAGTCTCTCCTGTTTATTCTGCATATATATAACAATAGTTTACAGGATTATTGACGTGTATAGTTTTtaatgtgtgtatatttatttgactgtttttacTAAACAAGTGAAGTGTCTCTAAAGAAAGCTGATCATTCTGCAAACTGTCTTTTTATAACacagttaataaaaataaataattatacagACAAATAATTCTATGCAGAATATGCACTAATCTTCACATtgcaatatttgtgtgtctTCCAGTGGAATGAAGTGACTAAATTGTTCCGGGCAGGGATGCCCTTGAAGAAACACAGGCAGCACTTCCGAGTTTATGCGAACTGCTTCACTGCATCAGCAGCTGTGGACTGGCTAAATGAGCTCCTGAAGAACAACAGCAATTTTGGGCCTGAGGTCACCAGACAGCAGACTGTCCAGCTGCTGAAAAAGTTCTTCAAGAACCATGTTATTGAGGATGTGAAAGGTCGATGGGGAATGGAAGATCTGGAGGACAACAGCCACCTGTACAGGTGTTACACCGTGGATGTTTGGGGAATctttcaaatgtattcattgAAAGTTCAAGGAGAAGTAATATATGTTATCTGTGTTCCAGATTTCCATCAACATCTCCGCTGAAGCCTATTCCCAACCGCTCCCCTGTTAAGAGGAAAAAGAGCATATCAATGATGGACAGGGAGGGTTTCTTTAAATTCAGAACCTCGAAGAAGTTTGACAAAGAATTTTCGGTACTTTTTTCACTGATTGATAATGTAAAAGTTTAAATGGGTTGTTTGAGATGGATAATGTGACTATGTTATTTTACACAGGAAAATGTGGATCCAGAAACACAAGACTCTACTGTGGAATCTGTCTTCAGTGAGACCGAGTGCTGTAGGGAACTCACAGAGGACGACATTCAAgtgatttggaagaatgtaacaCTTACGCAGTAAGTTTCCCACCACACACCATCTGTCGTTGTTTTTGCATAGTTTGTATGCGTAGAGGTGCCTGGCTTAACACCATCATAACATCCTTATCTCTTCCTGAAGTCCCTTACAAAAAGTACTATGGCAGTACTAAAGTACAATGTCTGATAATACGATGGGGTTCTCATGGTGCTTCCAAAACATGTTGACACCattttttattgagatattttaAACGAAATCATACTGCTTATTGTGATCACTGGTTTTTTATGAGCTCTTAGTATTGGCACTCCAAATCTAGTTAATATGAGTTATGAACCGGTTAGATTGTGAAGGTAGAACAAACACTCAACAAAAAGGCAGTTTAGCGGCTTTTGCTATCAGTAGAATGTCTTTTTATCAGGCATAACATTTCTTGCCTTTACACAGTTTCTCAATTTTGTGTGTGATGACGTGATCCTGATAATTTTTGATACCTCAGTTTGCAGAAGCTGTTGGGATCATGGTGTCTTGATGATGTTTTGGATCCAGCCCAAGTCAATCCTCAGTTCATTGTGTATAATATGACCAAAGTGAATAAACACGGAGTTGTTTCCTTGGAGGACAAGACAGGTAGACCAAATCTATGTCTCATCCCAAGATTCTGAAAAAATAGATTTCCAACGTCACATTTTTATCCTATTTCTTATTTCCCCCTAAATAGAGGATTTGCCACATTGGGTTTTGTCTGCCATGAAATGTCTTGCAAACTGTAAGTTATGCAGAATGTTTAATTCCAATCTATTTCTGTTGTGATTTGCTACatcttgacatttttttaaatatgaaataaataggTTTTAATAATGCTTTGCTCTTTTTTAATCAAAGGGCCAAAGTACGACTCGAATCAACCATCGTACCCAGGCTTTGAACGGGATGTTTTTAAAACGATCTCCGACtatttctacagtctttctcaGCCCCTGCTTACTTTTCAGTATTATGAACTGTTTGTAAACATCCTGGGTATGTAtaaaacagaagttttattgTTTCTCTGCTAAAGACAGTTGTTTGTTAAGTTTCACTCTCATGAGAAGCACAAACATGTTTGCCTTGAATATTTGGTTCCGTTTTGTGCGATGTACATAACATACTTTGAATATCCACTCATAGGATACCCAAATGTGTGAATTCTATCATTATCTTCTTGTCTTCATATTGTTGGAACAACATAAagttgtgtaaatgatgacagaactttcattttttgggaGCACCGTCTCTTTAAACATTGGTTTCAGGAATTTAAATGGTGGGATGTGTGTCTAACTACTTTGACAGAACAAACGTTGAGTCACACATTTTCTACTGACTTCGTTGCTTTTGTGTTGTCAAATAATGTTCAAGACTAACCCTGTCTGCTTTGTGTTGAATTTCTTCCTTCGTTCTTAAGTGTTCTTGCCTgccttttttttttgttcatgttcTGTTGTCTGGTCCTTTGCTAGTTATGTGTGGCTACATCAAGGCTCCTAAAGTTCAATGCGGGAAGCGTAAAAACCAGGAGGAACCGACCTACCCTCAGCCAACCAAAGCCCAGCATTTGAACGCTGCCAACCTGTTCAAAtcaactgaatgtttactgatgagCTTATTAAGAAAAGAAGTCTGTGATGAAGTCGAATCCCCTATGAAGGAAGTTTTTAGTTCTAAAGCAGAGACTAAGTTTGAAAGACATAGAGCACAGCAGCCCATATTTAGAGATAGAAGAGCCAGCGCCGGAGACCGGCTAGGTGGCTGTTATCTAGAAGCTCAAGTCGGCCGGCTGCGTTCCAGAAGTTGTTCTATGGAGGGAATTGTAGATAACTCAGTGGATTCTTTTACCAAAAAAGAACTGTTCAGGTCATCGGAAAGTTTTCATTTCTCTGGCAGTGATAAATCGTTCCCCCAAACAAATTCTCAATTGGATCATGAGGGATCTGCAGTTTCTGCAAGCTCTTGTCCTGGTGAGACTGATCCAAAGTTCCAAAATGCTAACAGCAACAGTACAAGCTCCCGACTACCTTCAGACTTCCGTCGACCCAACCAGAAACCCCCCAGGGCCCGGCCCAGAAGCATCGGTAACTTGCTTGACATAGAGGAGAACACTGAAATGTCTACAAGCAGTTTTAGCATCCACGCTCCTGTGGCTGAAATTACAATGAGACCAGACTGTTCCTCTAGCATTGACCTCAGAGCTCCCGGTTGGCCTGTGAGTTTGCATGGAAGCTGCATGGATGTTAGAACGGGTCCGACCATTAGCAGACGCTGTCAGAGCTCTCTGGACCTAAGCAAACCTGCACCCGCTTGGCCTCCTTTGGTTCCTTTAGCACGCCGCTTCAGTCCTGAGCAAAGTAAGACCATGAGAGCATgagtgtgtaaaaaaacatagaatCTTTAGGATGTGATTTTTGTGTGCTTGAGCATGTGCATGTTGTGGCTGCAAAACTAACATTGATTGTAATTCCTAATACTAATGAAAGCTACGCTGTTCTTTGGGTTTAACCCAAACGTGCTCATTTCTGAATCAAGAATTAGGTTCCCACTGCATACTTAACAGTACGGTATTTGATGGCTTTTATCTATGGTGCTCTTTCCAATTAACAAGtgatgcatacatttttaatgtatgaaatataCTTTATAGTAGTCTGTTTTCAGAATCTTAGCTGTGTAGTTGCCTTTAAAGTTTTGCTAGATTTTCAGTAGTGACCTGCATAGATGCTGAAAATGTGCTGtttagtttgattttatttaaaggaatggttcacccaaaataaaaagtcattgtCTCATTGTAGGTTGTACCAAACCTGTTTTTCTACTTCACCAAcaatttaaaattctgtttatttattcacccttatgtcatttaaatCCTGTCTGTTACTTTTCtttctgtgtaacaaaaagaagaCACTTTGAGAAAGGTCTTGGTGGTTTAGTGTCCATCCAATGGACGTCAATTGGATCCAATGTAGTTTTGTTACCACtgttcttacaaatatcttcttttgtgttctgcagaagaaagtatgTCATGCagcttttaaatgacatgaaaatgaatgaagcattacagaattttcatttttggatgaactatcccttttaggcCTTCATAGACATATCGAAGTCTGACAAACATGACAGACTTTACATTGgtatgaactgttcctttaacgcTGTAGCCCTCCGCTTATTCTCtggtgtgtttattgtgttttgattGATATCTGTGGTTACATGTGGGATACATCGCATCATTCCAGGTCTGCTGCAGCCATCTCTGGAGCGCGTGGCAATCGAGGCCCTTCAGCTCTGTACGTTACTCCTGCCACCTGCCAGTCGCCGGAAGCTCCAGCTACTCCTGCGAATGATCTCGCGCATGAGTCAGAATGTGGACATGCCACGACTGCATGACGTCATTGGAACCCGCACACTGGTCAGGAAGACTTTACAGCTTTAGTACCTTTACTTTAACTGCAGGATGTTGATAACGAAGAACAGATTTTGAGC containing:
- the depdc1a gene encoding DEP domain-containing protein 1A isoform X1, producing MSSHIVTPGPYRATKLWNEVTKLFRAGMPLKKHRQHFRVYANCFTASAAVDWLNELLKNNSNFGPEVTRQQTVQLLKKFFKNHVIEDVKGRWGMEDLEDNSHLYRFPSTSPLKPIPNRSPVKRKKSISMMDREGFFKFRTSKKFDKEFSENVDPETQDSTVESVFSETECCRELTEDDIQVIWKNVTLTHLQKLLGSWCLDDVLDPAQVNPQFIVYNMTKVNKHGVVSLEDKTEDLPHWVLSAMKCLANWPKYDSNQPSYPGFERDVFKTISDYFYSLSQPLLTFQYYELFVNILVMCGYIKAPKVQCGKRKNQEEPTYPQPTKAQHLNAANLFKSTECLLMSLLRKEVCDEVESPMKEVFSSKAETKFERHRAQQPIFRDRRASAGDRLGGCYLEAQVGRLRSRSCSMEGIVDNSVDSFTKKELFRSSESFHFSGSDKSFPQTNSQLDHEGSAVSASSCPGETDPKFQNANSNSTSSRLPSDFRRPNQKPPRARPRSIGNLLDIEENTEMSTSSFSIHAPVAEITMRPDCSSSIDLRAPGWPVSLHGSCMDVRTGPTISRRCQSSLDLSKPAPAWPPLVPLARRFSPEQSLLQPSLERVAIEALQLCTLLLPPASRRKLQLLLRMISRMSQNVDMPRLHDVIGTRTLLVQTFSRCVLSCEEVDDLDELLATRLLSFFMDHHQDIMQVPLYLRNAVEDHISYLKSLTTCPGSAVAMPTFSFCRQISPRVFEEQKLSVSQAALADLLENLIKDKNMSVKEKKKKLKLFQKEYPDIYSRRFPTTESEAQLFADKPKIKPPMLLSIKKPKTFSIRS
- the depdc1a gene encoding DEP domain-containing protein 1A isoform X2, yielding MSSHIVTPGPYRATKLWNEVTKLFRAGMPLKKHRQHFRVYANCFTASAAVDWLNELLKNNSNFGPEVTRQQTVQLLKKFFKNHVIEDVKGRWGMEDLEDNSHLYRFPSTSPLKPIPNRSPVKRKKSISMMDREGFFKFRTSKKFDKEFSENVDPETQDSTVESVFSETECCRELTEDDIQVIWKNVTLTHLQKLLGSWCLDDVLDPAQVNPQFIVYNMTKVNKHGVVSLEDKTEDLPHWVLSAMKCLANWPKYDSNQPSYPGFERDVFKTISDYFYSLSQPLLTFQYYELFVNILGLLQPSLERVAIEALQLCTLLLPPASRRKLQLLLRMISRMSQNVDMPRLHDVIGTRTLLVQTFSRCVLSCEEVDDLDELLATRLLSFFMDHHQDIMQVPLYLRNAVEDHISYLKSLTTCPGSAVAMPTFSFCRQISPRVFEEQKLSVSQAALADLLENLIKDKNMSVKEKKKKLKLFQKEYPDIYSRRFPTTESEAQLFADKPKIKPPMLLSIKKPKTFSIRS